Proteins from a genomic interval of Quercus lobata isolate SW786 chromosome 11, ValleyOak3.0 Primary Assembly, whole genome shotgun sequence:
- the LOC115967841 gene encoding uncharacterized protein LOC115967841 isoform X1, whose translation MSRTGSGLSCKLRSILETIHRDKPCSGYISHGHRPVFSVNKLGNGYGMNEGSKFFSTNSKTWKKHDANTVNQEKSKVQPPAPTPPKFNLPSWAKWILGSSFAFSLPLWNWKQDWRKLQWIEGEAEIVATEVEIVAEVVEKVGTVAEKVSAKAADKLPENGNLKKADLLVERISKEVVHDAQLTEDFIHKADTLKEDVETLVEPVIDHIAKQECKAK comes from the exons ATGTCTAGAACAGGTTCAGGGCTTTCCTGCAAGTTGCGAAGCATTCTTGAAACAATTCACCGTGACAAGCCTTGCTCCGGCTATATATCTCACGGACACCGGCCGGTTTTTTCTGTAAATAAGCTTGGAAATGGTTATGGAATGAACGAAGGGTCAAAGTTTTTCAGCACCAATAGCAAAACGTGGAAAAAACATGATGCTAATAC GGTCAATCAAGAAAAGAGCAAGGTTCAACCACCTGCACCAACCCCTCCAAAGTTCAACCTCCCTTCTTG GGCAAAATGGATTTTGGGCTCTAGCTTTGCTTTCTCGCTACCATTGTGGAACTGGAAGCAGGATTGGAGGAAACTACAATGGATTGAAG GAGAGGCAGAAATAGTGGCTACAGAGGTTGAAATTGTAGCGGAGGTAGTAGAAAAGGTGGGCACTGTGGCAGAGAAGGTATCAGCAAAAGCTGCAGATAAGCTTCCTGAAAATGGTAATCTGAAGAAAGCAGATTTGTTGGTTGAACGTATTTCAAAAGAGGTTGTCCACGATGCCCAATTAACAGAAGATTTTATCCACAAG GCGGATACATTGAAGGAAGACGTGGAGACTCTGGTTGAACCTGTTATTGATCATATTGCGAAGCAAGAATGCAAAGCGAAGTAA
- the LOC115967841 gene encoding uncharacterized protein LOC115967841 isoform X2 — protein MSRTGSGLSCKLRSILETIHRDKPCSGYISHGHRPVFSVNKLGNGYGMNEGSKFFSTNSKTWKKHDANTVNQEKSKVQPPAPTPPKFNLPSWAKWILGSSFAFSLPLWNWKQDWRKLQWIEGEAEIVATEVEIVAEVVEKVGTVAEKVSAKAADKLPENGNLKKADLLVERISKEVVHDAQLTEDFIHKETIDHP, from the exons ATGTCTAGAACAGGTTCAGGGCTTTCCTGCAAGTTGCGAAGCATTCTTGAAACAATTCACCGTGACAAGCCTTGCTCCGGCTATATATCTCACGGACACCGGCCGGTTTTTTCTGTAAATAAGCTTGGAAATGGTTATGGAATGAACGAAGGGTCAAAGTTTTTCAGCACCAATAGCAAAACGTGGAAAAAACATGATGCTAATAC GGTCAATCAAGAAAAGAGCAAGGTTCAACCACCTGCACCAACCCCTCCAAAGTTCAACCTCCCTTCTTG GGCAAAATGGATTTTGGGCTCTAGCTTTGCTTTCTCGCTACCATTGTGGAACTGGAAGCAGGATTGGAGGAAACTACAATGGATTGAAG GAGAGGCAGAAATAGTGGCTACAGAGGTTGAAATTGTAGCGGAGGTAGTAGAAAAGGTGGGCACTGTGGCAGAGAAGGTATCAGCAAAAGCTGCAGATAAGCTTCCTGAAAATGGTAATCTGAAGAAAGCAGATTTGTTGGTTGAACGTATTTCAAAAGAGGTTGTCCACGATGCCCAATTAACAGAAGATTTTATCCACAAG